In Candidatus Roizmanbacteria bacterium CG_4_9_14_0_2_um_filter_38_17, a genomic segment contains:
- a CDS encoding transcription termination/antitermination protein NusG produces the protein MTDKDIIREQKVAENEAEMPSNDPKQSGRWYVVHTYAGHENKAKEALMQRVESLGLEEYIFEVIIPTRNVIQVRRGKKSERKERLFPGYILVRMHINDNSWLAVKTTPGVTAFVGAGSEPKPISNKEVDAIRKFMDLDAPMFKVKFSVGEAVKINDGPFAEFLGTIKEIDEEKGKVSVLVSIFGRETPVDLDFLQISKL, from the coding sequence ATGACAGACAAAGATATTATTAGAGAGCAAAAGGTAGCCGAGAATGAGGCAGAAATGCCGTCAAATGATCCTAAGCAGAGTGGTCGTTGGTATGTTGTGCATACCTATGCTGGTCATGAAAACAAAGCTAAAGAGGCTTTGATGCAGAGAGTAGAATCCTTAGGACTTGAAGAATATATCTTTGAGGTAATAATTCCAACTAGAAATGTAATTCAGGTTCGAAGAGGTAAAAAATCTGAAAGAAAAGAAAGGCTGTTTCCAGGATATATCTTGGTACGAATGCATATTAATGATAATTCTTGGCTAGCAGTTAAGACCACACCTGGAGTTACCGCGTTTGTAGGAGCAGGATCTGAGCCTAAGCCAATATCTAACAAAGAGGTTGATGCGATCCGTAAATTCATGGATCTAGACGCACCAATGTTTAAGGTGAAGTTTAGCGTGGGAGAAGCAGTCAAGATTAATGATGGTCCATTTGCAGAATTCTTGGGAACTATTAAGGAAATTGATGAAGAGAAAGGTAAAGTTTCAGTATTGGTTTCTATCTTCGGTCGAGAAACACCAGTTGATTTAGACTTTTTACAAATATCCAAATTATAA
- a CDS encoding nucleotidyltransferase domain-containing protein — translation MNIKYIDQQELKCQLLKLMSYYLDLNKHKIFLFGSRVQGNNMERSDIDLGIEGYKPISPETRLKILEAIDKLPILYSIDLVDFTTADNKFKTVAKRYIEYLN, via the coding sequence GTGAATATTAAATATATAGATCAGCAAGAATTAAAGTGTCAATTGCTCAAACTTATGAGTTATTATCTTGATCTTAATAAACACAAGATTTTTTTGTTCGGCTCTCGAGTGCAAGGAAACAATATGGAACGCTCTGATATCGATCTGGGCATTGAAGGATATAAACCAATATCACCTGAAACCAGGTTGAAGATTCTAGAAGCCATTGACAAGCTTCCGATTCTTTACTCAATAGACTTGGTTGATTTTACCACTGCTGATAATAAGTTTAAAACTGTTGCTAAGCGATACATAGAATACCTTAATTGA
- a CDS encoding putative folate metabolism gamma-glutamate ligase codes for MLTMLVRTIKTHKITAKDDSLEKVLDKYIDDIPEQSVLAVTSKIVAICEGQLVKIDESNSLQKDALVAMDSQVFVPRKYNPYGFCVSITHNKLIASAGIDESNGNGYFVLWPEKPQASANKIREYLTTRFGRKEIGVIITDSHVVPFVWGVIGLCLAHSGFEATRNYIGKPDIFGHNLQVTHQSNIEGLAAASDVVMGGASEQTPLALITDIPFVKFQDRNPTQEELSLLKISREEDIFWPLLKNAPWEKGKR; via the coding sequence ATGCTAACTATGCTGGTTAGAACAATTAAAACTCATAAGATTACAGCTAAGGACGATTCGCTAGAAAAGGTACTGGATAAATATATTGATGATATCCCAGAACAAAGCGTACTTGCTGTTACTTCCAAAATTGTAGCTATCTGTGAAGGGCAGTTAGTTAAGATTGACGAGTCTAACTCTTTACAAAAAGACGCTCTTGTAGCAATGGACTCCCAAGTGTTTGTTCCAAGAAAATATAATCCTTATGGATTTTGTGTATCTATCACGCATAATAAGCTAATTGCTTCAGCTGGGATCGATGAGTCTAACGGGAATGGCTATTTTGTTCTCTGGCCAGAAAAACCACAAGCGTCAGCGAATAAAATTCGTGAGTACTTAACCACTAGATTCGGCAGAAAAGAGATTGGGGTGATTATCACAGATAGTCATGTAGTGCCTTTTGTCTGGGGAGTTATTGGGTTATGTCTTGCACATAGCGGGTTTGAAGCCACTAGAAACTATATTGGTAAGCCAGATATTTTTGGCCATAACCTGCAAGTTACCCATCAAAGCAATATCGAAGGATTAGCAGCTGCCTCTGATGTAGTGATGGGTGGAGCAAGTGAACAGACTCCCCTAGCTTTAATAACAGATATTCCGTTTGTGAAGTTTCAGGATAGAAACCCTACCCAAGAAGAGCTATCCTTACTTAAAATTTCTAGAGAAGAAGACATTTTCTGGCCACTGCTAAAAAATGCCCCATGGGAAAAAGGTAAAAGATAA
- a CDS encoding preprotein translocase subunit SecE codes for MSQASQLRSANPIKFVKEARVELGKVVWPSRAETIKLTGLVIAITVVVSIYIGGIDYILSQVLKLLVE; via the coding sequence ATGTCCCAAGCTTCACAGTTAAGATCGGCCAATCCGATAAAGTTTGTGAAAGAAGCTAGAGTAGAACTCGGGAAGGTCGTCTGGCCTAGTCGAGCTGAAACAATTAAGCTGACTGGCTTGGTTATAGCGATTACTGTTGTAGTGAGTATATATATTGGAGGAATTGACTATATCTTAAGTCAGGTATTAAAATTACTAGTTGAATAA
- a CDS encoding 50S ribosomal protein L7/L12, whose amino-acid sequence MAENKKVAGIIESVEKLTVMELADLVGALEEKFGVSATPVAGPAVAGPVDVVPAEEKTEFDVVIAGIGDQKIQVIKAVRTIRPDLGLADAKKLVESAPVAVLEKAKKADADEAKKKLEEAGATVELK is encoded by the coding sequence ATGGCAGAAAATAAAAAAGTAGCTGGAATAATTGAAAGTGTTGAAAAGTTAACTGTAATGGAACTAGCTGATTTGGTAGGCGCACTAGAAGAGAAATTTGGTGTATCCGCAACACCAGTAGCAGGTCCAGCAGTAGCAGGTCCCGTAGATGTTGTACCAGCAGAAGAGAAAACAGAGTTTGATGTTGTTATCGCCGGAATTGGAGATCAAAAGATTCAAGTTATTAAAGCGGTACGTACAATTAGACCTGATCTTGGTTTAGCTGATGCAAAAAAGTTAGTAGAATCAGCCCCAGTAGCAGTTTTGGAGAAGGCTAAGAAAGCTGACGCAGACGAAGCAAAGAAAAAACTCGAGGAAGCTGGCGCAACGGTTGAGCTCAAATAA
- the thyA gene encoding thymidylate synthase yields MSDQHSEYQYLELLQDILDNGAWKKSHSTGVGLKSVFGRQIRFDLSAGFPLLTTKKVFLRGIIHELIWFLSGSSSIKYLVDNDVHIWDDWAYKNYQTAMKEKKVKKMDLEEFAEKLKEDAKFSDKWADIGPVYGVQWRKWPAEGGRKIDQLGWALEKIKTKPMKKHYVISAWNAGSIYEMALTRKASMAIAPCHTMFHINITGDKLSLQLYQRSADMFLGVPFNIASYALLTIMLAQVTGYKPGDFVHTFGDAHIYENHFDQVRQQLKRKPKPFPIMTLDPSIKNIDDFKFEHFKIENYNPHPPIKGKITVVGGF; encoded by the coding sequence ATGTCTGATCAACATTCTGAATATCAATACCTAGAACTTCTCCAAGACATCCTGGATAATGGCGCCTGGAAAAAAAGCCACTCGACTGGGGTGGGCTTAAAAAGCGTCTTTGGCAGGCAGATTCGCTTTGATTTATCCGCCGGCTTTCCACTTTTGACAACCAAGAAAGTATTCTTACGAGGGATTATTCATGAGCTAATCTGGTTCTTGTCAGGTTCTTCATCTATCAAATATCTAGTAGACAATGACGTGCATATCTGGGATGACTGGGCATACAAAAACTATCAAACAGCCATGAAAGAAAAAAAGGTCAAAAAGATGGATCTAGAGGAATTTGCCGAAAAACTCAAAGAAGACGCTAAATTCTCAGATAAATGGGCAGATATTGGACCTGTTTATGGAGTTCAGTGGCGCAAGTGGCCCGCCGAAGGAGGTAGAAAGATTGATCAGTTAGGTTGGGCGCTAGAAAAAATAAAAACCAAGCCGATGAAAAAGCACTATGTTATCTCTGCCTGGAACGCTGGATCCATCTATGAAATGGCTCTTACTCGCAAGGCATCTATGGCTATTGCCCCTTGCCACACCATGTTTCATATAAACATTACAGGTGATAAGCTTTCGCTTCAGCTCTACCAGCGCTCTGCAGACATGTTTTTAGGTGTTCCCTTTAATATCGCAAGCTACGCATTATTAACTATCATGCTGGCCCAAGTTACTGGGTATAAGCCAGGGGATTTTGTGCATACTTTTGGCGACGCGCATATTTATGAAAATCATTTTGACCAGGTAAGGCAACAGCTAAAGCGTAAACCAAAACCTTTTCCCATCATGACTCTTGACCCATCTATTAAAAACATTGATGACTTCAAATTTGAGCATTTCAAGATCGAAAACTACAACCCTCACCCCCCAATCAAAGGCAAAATCACTGTGGTTGGAGGATTTTAA
- the rplJ gene encoding 50S ribosomal protein L10: MPTQLKKDEVLRLTQKISEAEAIYLTNYQGLSYGELSEIRSKVKEAGAEYSIIKNTLFRVALKEAGRPEAEFGGATAAIFAHSDPLLPLQSFAKIAKDRLKAAIAFGEFMIGDKLDRLVEMDSPEILKTKLVMQLASPMYGLARSLNWNIQRLVVAMDNVRVKKGGGK, encoded by the coding sequence ATGCCAACACAATTAAAAAAAGACGAAGTTTTAAGACTTACTCAGAAAATATCTGAAGCAGAGGCTATCTATCTTACTAACTACCAAGGACTTTCCTATGGTGAATTGAGCGAGATTCGTTCTAAGGTTAAAGAAGCAGGAGCTGAATATTCTATTATTAAAAATACCCTCTTTCGCGTTGCTTTAAAAGAAGCTGGTAGACCTGAGGCAGAGTTTGGTGGTGCAACAGCTGCAATTTTTGCTCATAGTGATCCCCTTTTGCCATTGCAGTCGTTTGCTAAAATTGCAAAAGATCGCCTAAAAGCAGCTATTGCATTTGGTGAATTTATGATTGGTGATAAGTTAGATAGACTAGTAGAAATGGATTCCCCAGAGATTCTTAAAACTAAACTTGTCATGCAGTTAGCGTCGCCGATGTACGGCTTGGCTCGTTCACTAAACTGGAATATACAAAGACTAGTAGTAGCAATGGATAATGTTAGGGTAAAAAAAGGAGGTGGAAAATAA
- a CDS encoding nucleotidyltransferase: protein MDKKILSDIKKALEKLDDALKQEDSEYIRDSAIKRFELCFDLGWKLMKLYAKTEGLECNSPRSCIRTMFELGILRYDENWMQMITDRNELVHIYRQELADIVYHRLPEYLQMLKAVLDKITKTPTYKDGP from the coding sequence ATGGACAAAAAAATACTTAGTGATATAAAAAAAGCTCTTGAAAAACTCGACGATGCGCTCAAACAGGAAGATAGCGAATACATTCGCGACTCAGCTATCAAACGGTTTGAACTATGCTTTGATCTAGGATGGAAACTGATGAAGTTATATGCCAAAACTGAAGGTTTGGAGTGCAACTCGCCTCGTTCATGTATACGCACCATGTTTGAGTTAGGTATATTAAGATATGATGAAAATTGGATGCAGATGATAACAGATCGTAATGAGCTAGTTCACATATATAGACAGGAACTTGCTGATATAGTTTATCACAGACTTCCTGAATATCTACAAATGCTAAAAGCCGTGCTTGATAAAATTACCAAAACACCAACATATAAGGACGGTCCTTAA
- a CDS encoding RNA-binding protein has protein sequence MLRKLFEEVGKVIDAIVLTDRESGRSRGFGFVEMSTPEEAKAAIEKFQEHEFEGRKLIVNLAKPREDR, from the coding sequence ATGCTTCGAAAACTATTTGAAGAGGTCGGTAAGGTAATAGATGCAATCGTTTTAACAGATCGTGAATCTGGTCGCTCACGTGGTTTCGGCTTCGTCGAAATGAGTACACCTGAGGAAGCAAAAGCTGCAATAGAGAAGTTTCAAGAACATGAGTTCGAGGGACGTAAACTAATTGTTAATCTTGCAAAACCTAGAGAAGATCGTTAA
- the rplK gene encoding 50S ribosomal protein L11, which produces MAKKVKTILKLTLPAGSATPAPPVGPALGQHGLPIMEFVKEFNDRTKDQKGTILPAVITVYDDRTYTFIVKKPPAAELIRKKLGIDKGSETPGKASAGTLSDTQLTEIAQIKMEDLNTDDINMAKKIIAGTARAMGVQIK; this is translated from the coding sequence ATGGCAAAGAAAGTAAAAACAATCCTAAAACTAACGCTTCCAGCAGGATCCGCAACGCCAGCTCCCCCAGTTGGTCCAGCATTGGGTCAGCACGGATTACCTATTATGGAATTTGTAAAGGAGTTTAATGATCGAACTAAAGATCAAAAGGGCACCATTCTTCCGGCTGTGATTACGGTTTACGATGATCGTACATATACGTTTATAGTCAAAAAACCACCAGCAGCAGAGCTAATCAGAAAAAAGTTAGGCATAGATAAAGGATCCGAAACTCCAGGAAAAGCTTCAGCTGGAACTCTAAGCGACACACAGTTAACGGAAATCGCGCAAATAAAGATGGAAGATTTAAATACAGATGACATAAATATGGCTAAAAAAATAATTGCGGGAACAGCCCGCGCAATGGGAGTTCAAATAAAATAA
- a CDS encoding diacylglycerol kinase, with protein sequence MLNIIAAIGNNRELGKDNKLLWHIPGELPRFKQLTSHHPVIMGRKTYESIGRVLPERTNIVLTSKLQTANSKQQDLIFATNISSALEIAKQSPGFDEIFVIGGAKVYEQFIDLADRLFLTLVDMSDPTADAYFPPYSAFRSVVSKETHLEGAIPYTYIILRST encoded by the coding sequence ATGCTTAACATAATTGCAGCTATTGGTAATAATCGCGAACTTGGTAAAGATAATAAATTATTATGGCACATACCTGGAGAACTCCCACGTTTTAAACAGCTTACAAGTCATCATCCAGTTATCATGGGAAGAAAGACCTATGAGTCGATTGGAAGAGTTTTACCAGAAAGAACTAATATAGTTTTAACTAGCAAACTGCAAACAGCAAACAGCAAACAGCAAGATTTGATATTTGCTACAAATATTAGCAGCGCACTTGAAATTGCCAAGCAATCACCTGGCTTTGATGAGATATTTGTGATTGGTGGAGCTAAAGTCTATGAGCAATTTATAGATCTGGCTGATCGGTTATTTTTAACATTGGTGGACATGAGTGATCCTACAGCTGATGCTTATTTCCCGCCTTACAGCGCCTTTAGGAGCGTCGTCTCAAAAGAGACCCATTTGGAAGGGGCAATTCCCTATACTTACATAATTTTACGCTCAACTTAA
- a CDS encoding EamA family transporter, with product MIERFKMPHIFGALLVILAALLWSFDGVLRQSLYVLPPTIIIFYEALFGAIIISPFLIPHRYGGRIFTKRDWLIMIAIALFSGTLGTLAYTAALVKINFIPFSVVVLLQQTQPFFAILLATILLKERLTSYFIKYALLAVIAVYFVSFPNLHVNLGSGTETLIAAGLSLVAAFFWGSSTALSKHVLKKASFVFATGMRFFFTVPIALALVFATGSSEMLSQISVMQVLMLLAITLSTGLVALTLYYKGLQKIPARRSTIYELTWPLSAIVLDFVIRGTVLSPTQIIGAVVLIFSMLKITRYSKK from the coding sequence ATGATAGAAAGATTTAAAATGCCGCACATCTTTGGAGCACTACTAGTTATACTGGCGGCTTTGCTATGGAGCTTTGATGGAGTTTTGCGCCAATCCCTATATGTTCTGCCCCCTACTATTATTATTTTCTATGAAGCACTATTTGGCGCGATAATAATTTCGCCCTTTTTAATTCCCCATAGATATGGTGGGCGCATATTTACAAAACGAGACTGGCTTATAATGATAGCTATTGCACTGTTTTCGGGTACACTTGGTACCCTAGCTTATACAGCGGCACTTGTCAAAATTAATTTTATTCCTTTCTCTGTCGTAGTTCTACTTCAGCAAACCCAGCCATTTTTTGCGATACTACTGGCAACAATTTTGCTTAAGGAGCGATTAACATCCTATTTTATAAAATATGCACTACTTGCAGTTATAGCTGTATACTTTGTAAGCTTTCCTAACTTACACGTTAACCTTGGATCTGGAACTGAAACATTAATTGCAGCTGGTTTAAGTTTAGTAGCTGCATTTTTTTGGGGTAGCTCGACGGCACTGTCTAAACATGTTCTCAAAAAAGCAAGCTTCGTATTTGCGACAGGCATGCGTTTTTTCTTTACTGTTCCGATTGCTTTAGCTTTGGTTTTTGCTACAGGATCCAGCGAAATGTTGTCACAGATCTCAGTTATGCAAGTATTGATGCTGTTGGCAATTACATTATCTACTGGTTTAGTTGCGCTAACGCTGTACTATAAGGGGCTACAAAAAATTCCGGCAAGACGATCTACTATTTATGAGCTAACCTGGCCTCTATCTGCTATAGTTTTAGATTTTGTTATCCGTGGAACAGTTCTCTCACCAACCCAGATCATTGGCGCTGTTGTGCTGATCTTCTCAATGCTCAAGATCACCCGCTACAGTAAAAAATAG
- a CDS encoding alpha-L-glutamate ligase-like protein: MAVSQNVLGMNARNYLYIGRYNTSVGIKTADNKLLTKRLLAEHNLPTAKLLHLFNTRNSVRNFDWSSLSEAGFVIKPARGYAGAGIISIKRFHGESFVTVSNKRLKKSDLETHILDILDGAHSLQNVSDSAIIEERIKLHPFFRKLVQIGIPDIRIIVFNRVPIMGMLRLPTNDSRGKANVHLGAVGVGIDMRTGITTGGVQRGIAVSKMPDTGHKIRGIRIPNWNDILSLSSDVQAMSDMGYVGVDVVLEDEKGPMVLEINARPGLAIQIANMASLRTRLERIEHMNVNSSTRAVELARSLFAEEFSEKVQIRPIVIERVENIILSFGSGEERGLAVKIDTGADHSSIDHKLVKELGLPYSDKVISIRSSHGQTQRPSVKIKYRLRNKEIKSLATVIDRSHLTYPMIIGYPDLKGFLVDPSKPTS; the protein is encoded by the coding sequence ATGGCAGTAAGTCAAAATGTTCTTGGAATGAATGCTCGGAATTATCTGTATATTGGCAGGTATAATACCTCAGTTGGTATAAAAACAGCAGATAATAAGTTACTAACCAAAAGATTACTTGCTGAGCATAATCTACCAACGGCAAAACTACTACATCTATTTAACACCAGAAACTCAGTACGAAACTTTGACTGGAGCAGTTTATCAGAGGCTGGTTTTGTCATAAAACCAGCTCGGGGATATGCTGGAGCCGGTATCATATCTATTAAACGCTTTCACGGAGAATCGTTTGTAACTGTTTCTAATAAGCGTCTGAAAAAGAGCGACTTAGAAACACATATCTTAGATATTTTAGACGGTGCGCATTCTTTACAAAATGTTTCAGACTCTGCAATAATTGAGGAGCGCATAAAACTACACCCTTTTTTCCGCAAGCTTGTTCAGATTGGTATTCCAGATATACGCATAATTGTATTTAACCGCGTACCAATAATGGGAATGTTGCGGTTGCCAACTAATGATTCTCGAGGTAAGGCTAATGTGCACCTAGGAGCAGTCGGAGTAGGTATAGATATGCGCACCGGCATAACCACAGGAGGTGTCCAAAGAGGAATTGCTGTCTCTAAAATGCCCGATACGGGTCACAAAATTCGCGGAATCCGTATTCCAAATTGGAATGATATTCTCTCACTTTCATCAGATGTTCAAGCAATGAGTGATATGGGTTATGTTGGAGTAGATGTTGTTCTAGAGGATGAAAAGGGGCCCATGGTCTTGGAGATAAATGCGCGCCCTGGCTTAGCTATTCAAATTGCCAACATGGCGTCACTGCGCACCAGACTTGAGCGAATAGAGCACATGAATGTAAACTCATCTACTCGCGCAGTCGAACTTGCTCGCAGTCTCTTTGCTGAAGAATTCTCTGAGAAAGTTCAGATTAGGCCCATCGTTATTGAGAGGGTTGAAAATATAATATTAAGCTTTGGGAGTGGGGAAGAGAGAGGTTTAGCTGTAAAGATAGATACCGGCGCCGACCACTCATCTATCGATCACAAGTTAGTTAAAGAACTTGGGTTACCTTATTCAGATAAGGTTATTAGTATTAGATCGTCTCATGGACAAACACAGAGGCCCTCTGTGAAGATAAAGTATCGACTGCGAAACAAAGAAATTAAATCTCTAGCCACGGTTATTGATCGTTCACATCTAACTTACCCCATGATTATTGGCTACCCAGACCTAAAAGGATTTTTAGTAGACCCTTCCAAACCCACTAGTTGA
- a CDS encoding MerR family DNA-binding transcriptional regulator: protein MESLPDLLTVREVAELLRVSPLTIKRWGRKGKLPAIRINSRGDRRYKKEAVLWLLGLDINGSPSSD, encoded by the coding sequence CTGGAGAGTTTGCCTGACTTATTAACAGTTCGTGAAGTGGCAGAGCTTTTGCGAGTTTCTCCCCTTACAATAAAACGCTGGGGTAGAAAAGGAAAGCTTCCGGCAATTAGAATTAACTCACGTGGCGATCGTCGATACAAAAAAGAGGCTGTTTTGTGGCTTTTAGGACTAGATATAAACGGCTCCCCTTCGTCTGATTAA